A region from the Sorex araneus isolate mSorAra2 chromosome 6, mSorAra2.pri, whole genome shotgun sequence genome encodes:
- the LOC129405886 gene encoding RING finger protein 11-like, giving the protein MGNCLQTCRSSDPSDTESQSSQLSSETVPSPDQLLLRDLPAAQRSPADLDRAQRLRCRRCLPVGVYVSGEAAAGRTRDCAICLLDFVDGDHIRTLPCKHFFHLDCIGKWLMTSSTCPCCRLSV; this is encoded by the coding sequence ATGGGGAACTGCCTCCAAACCTGCAGATCCAGTGACCCCTCGGACACCGAGTCTCAGTCCAGTCAGCTTTCATCTGAGACGGTCCCAAGCCCGGACCAGTTGCTCCTGAGAGACCTGCCAGCAGCCCAGCGGAGTCCGGCAGATTTAGATCGAGCCCAGCGACTCAGGTGCCGGCGCTGTCTTCCCGTTGGCGTCTACGTGAGCGGAGAAGCTGCAGCGGGAAGGACCCGGGACTGTGCCATCTGTTTGCTGGACTTTGTGGACGGAGACCACATTCGGACTCTGCCCTGCAAGCACTTCTTCCACCTGGACTGCATCGGGAAATGGCTGATGACATCCTCCACGTGTCCCTGCTGCAGGCTGTCTGTGTAG
- the LOC105942776 gene encoding RING finger protein 11-like: MRKQNIYNGKFTVNHEMREQERKFMLERELGFSRVEKEKENECLQENMGLKSSLEGFQEEGTRGVRDSQDFQKSEQICILVQRMGNCLQTCRSSDPSDTESQSSQLSSETVPSPDQLLLRDLPAAQRSPADLDRAQRLRCRRCLPVGVYVSGEAAAGRTRDCAICLLDFVDGDHIRTLPCKHFFHLDCIGKWLMTSSTCPCCRLSV, encoded by the exons ATGCGAAAGCAGAATATTTATAATGGGAAGTTTACTGTGAACCATGAAATGAGAGAACAAGAAAGGAAATTCATGCTTGAGAGAGAActtggcttctccagagtagaaaaggagaaggagaatgagtgTTTGCAGGAGAACATGGGCCTGAAGAGCAGCCTGGAAGGCTTTCAGGAGGAGGGGACAC GTGGAGTGCGTGATTCTCAGGATTTTCAGAAGAGTGAGCAGATCTGCATTCTGGTGCAAAGGATGGGGAACTGCCTCCAAACCTGCAGATCCAGTGACCCCTCGGACACCGAGTCTCAGTCCAGTCAGCTTTCATCTGAGACGGTCCCAAGCCCGGACCAGTTGCTCCTGAGAGACCTGCCAGCAGCCCAGCGGAGTCCGGCAGATTTAGATCGAGCCCAGCGACTCAGGTGCCGGCGCTGTCTTCCCGTTGGCGTCTACGTGAGCGGAGAAGCTGCAGCGGGAAGGACCCGGGACTGTGCCATCTGTTTGCTGGACTTTGTGGACGGAGACCACATTCGGACTCTGCCCTGCAAGCACTTCTTCCACCTGGACTGCATCGGGAAATGGCTGATGACATCCTCCACGTGTCCCTGCTGCAGGCTGTCTGTGTAG